Proteins encoded within one genomic window of Triticum aestivum cultivar Chinese Spring chromosome 2D, IWGSC CS RefSeq v2.1, whole genome shotgun sequence:
- the LOC123052846 gene encoding Fanconi anemia group D2 protein isoform X1, which yields MVFLQRSNPRKRPPPAPTAPGPPPPPSATRSAPTPAEPSVVDAAAALLADAGCTLLVPPHLPPSLPSAPTFVPRLTRALAADPAADLPARLLAGLAAFAESPTRLRQLLLPTSPRSLSLARVLLSVPALQPGLLGLLLDKLPEHFDDDALDGVPLQDDVGRLIVAQFRWLDFLVDADTFVTKLVEVLSVAPPRLKKEIIGSIPEIVGDQSHAAVVSALEKLLQEDSQVVVAVLDTLSNLNLDALLQEQAVTVAISCIRTIHADQMPHLLRFLLLSATPANVGRIISQIREQLKFVGVVDPRAARSKKLKGKASATSTDGAILDALRSGLRFKNMLCEAFLKELKLVDHARDHKVIDVWLIMLIYANGGALQKSAEKILKSKILQGYIRETLFHQCIHGNTEIVKDNFMSYLSVSDYLLACKEDKAREFATYLFTALFEEFSDTFSRQELVGSLITHIGSGVSYEVSSALDIMISLTSNNSEELIPIASHITGILDYLESFHEDNLRKVYEIFCQLALAAGFNTSSGGSSVANELLMVVRKQVSNPDMKYKRMGIIGALRIVSAIADANAAVNYSSSQQPNCEEALGLLNMTVNSCKFVTLPLILLYDELSALFESNVLHSAIIEWVGEHVAEFDTLFLADLEDGQLSEKYLCESIEGELWMNLDGNISPVCVNILPLVSTSQQRSQACLQILPSQFLLLTTIERSGSEGSLGGINALLGCPLHLPSTKNLDESRWGSLSALEKKTVCHSLYFAINWIRELLNAFSTQVAARVDNVSQRVRDETAVKLLKRLRNLILLEILLNTLLKIYPLSLPELRYLGNYSGSTSSSKFNTGKKIEEDNMEGPSSNKRQKGRKDKAASDKLNSDEKLKQSTILDAFKRAGVTITQETKKASSRPLPSGMTSKDVESEANNPGELGHIDLMAAPVQLDMQRFKFRTLHVNCLSLLKYSEFQDSTYPYHESELPLYLYLLRDLNNKLDHVNPSSKPFFNNSQAKSTRAHCQKSTEDLLSKIQPLFSSLRKHLDGSVSMMKDRSDSSPDNWSSHSDSAGNPHIPYVMVSKSSIATSVFKEVLGCYRKLLGTPDLLNQANMSALKELLQTFQPTENFDDDLSEFRPPLVPSNVDYLYCGAFKMFEAIMDAVCLFSHILASDVLITMQSILNSIIVLLEKSGESNGKNMHGGCSKEIIPFVKKQLGLSAHKLLTSDFPNEDTENGWQSKGDLIARILQIYLRNSESTSVLLDELACLVLPQVASLKSKSTTQELSHGFPTLCSSTFHSWCRVLHEENLGNFNKMIKQALKTTSQSGVAVENVMDEIVKSVNVFVSLTNICKIHEKVAMHAMAVKYGGRFIDAFLKAFNFLETQFGQHGGDIVKMIKELQKATRIIQTICAEAKGYKRTMITSKIPATKRSMERFLFQVKALLEHCSNVERCWIGNLKHKDLHGHVVSSQVYGDVDDDPNDAEQEQMETDPETPADENDNIVDDDETENEATPLED from the exons ATGGTGTTTCTGCAGCGCAGCAACCCGCGAAAGCGGCCACCACCGGCGCCCACAGCacccgggccgccgccgccgccgtcagcgaCACGGTCCGCGCCCACCCCGGCCGAACCCTCCGTCGTCGACGCGGCGGCCGCGCTCCTTGCGGACGCCGGCTGCACGCTCCTCGTCCCGCCGCACCTGCCCCCTTCCCTCCCGTCCGCCCCCACCTTCGTACCCCGCCTCACCCGCGCGCTCGCCGCGGACCCCGCGGCAGACCTCCCCGCGCGCCTCCTCGCGGGGCTCGCCGCCTTCGCCGAGTCCCCCACGCGGCTGCGCCAGCTACTCCTGCCCACCTCCCCGCGGTCGCTGAGCCTGGCGCGGGTGCTCCTctccgtgcccgcgctccagcccGGTCTCCTGGGGCTCCTCCTCGACAAGCTACCCGAGCACTTCGACGACGACGCGCTCGATGGGGTGCCTCTGCAGGACGACGTGGGGAGGCTTATCGTTGCTCAGTTCCGCTGGCTTGATTTCCTTGTCGACGCCGATACCTTTGTCACCAAGCTTGTGGAGGTGCTCTCGGTAGCGCCACCCCGGCTCAAGAAGGAGATCATCGGGTCGATCCCGGAGATTGTGGGCGACCAGAGCCATGCTGCTGTGGTCTCCGCTCTGGAGAAGCTGCTGCAGGAGGACTCCCAAGTCGTGGTTGCTGTGCTCGACACTTTGTCAAACCTTAACCTCGATGCGCTGTTGCAGGAGCAG GCGGTTACAGTTGCAATATCATGCATCCGGACGATTCATGCAGATCAGATGCCACACTTACTCAGGTTCTTGTTGCTGTCTGCCACACCAGCCAATGTTGGCAGGATTATATCGCAGATCCGCGAGCAACTGAAGTTTGTTGGTGTGGTGGATCCACGTGCTGCTCGGAGCAAGAAGCTGAAAGGGAAGGCATCAGCAACTAGCACTGATGGGGCAATCCTTGATGCCTTGAGATCAGGCCTCCGGTTTAAGAAT ATGCTTTGTGAGGCCTTCTTGAAGGAGTTGAAATTAGTTGACCATGCAAGGGATCACAAAGTGATTGATGTTTGGCTCATCATGCTCATATATGCCAATGGGGGTGCTCTGCAGAAAAGTGCTGAGAAAATACTGAAATCCAAGATCTTACAAGGATATATCCGGGAGACATTGTTTCACCAATGCATTCATGGAAATACTGAAATAGTAAAG GACAATTTTATGTCATATCTCTCAGTGAGTGATTACCTCTTGGCTTGCAAGGAAGACAAGGCTAGAGAATTTGCTACCTATTTGTTCACGGCTTTGTTTGAAGAATTCAGTGATACTTTCTCCAGGCAAGAG CTCGTAGGCTCATTGATAACTCATATAGGTTCTGGGGTCAGTTACGAAGTTTCTTCTGCTTTGGATATTATGATTTCTTTGACATCCAACAACTCTGAGGAACTCATCCCTATAGCTTCACATATAACTG GTATTTTAGATTATCTGGAGAGTTTTCATGAAGATAATCTTCGAAAG GTTTACGAGATCTTCTGTCAATTGGCACTGGCTGCTGGCTTCAATACTAGTTCAGGTGGCTCTTCTGTTGCTAATGAACTTCTTATGGTAGTGAGAAAACAG GTTAGCAATCCAGATATGAAGTATAAGAGAATGGGAATAATTGGGGCTTTAAGGATAGTTTCAGCTATTGCAGATGCAAATGCTGCTGTGAACTACTCATCATCTCAG CAACCAAATTGTGAGGAGGCCCTGGGACTGCTAAATATGACTGTTAACTCCTGCAAATTTGTGACGTTGCCCTTAATTCTTCTCTATGATGAATTATCAGCTTTATTTGAGAGCAATGTTCTTCATTCTGCAATTATTGAGTG GGTTGGAGAACATGTTGCAGAATTTGATACCCTTTTTCTTGCTGATCTTGAGGATGGCCAGCTATCAGAAAAATATCTCTGCGAGAGCATTGAAG GGGAATTATGGATGAACTTGGATGGAAATATCTCCCCAGTATGCGTAAATATTTTGCCACTAGTGTCCACCTCGCAACAAAG GTCTCAAGCCTGCTTGCAGATCCTTCCTTCCCAATTTCTACTTCTAACTACC ATTGAACGTTCAGGAAGTGAAGGCTCACTTGGTGGAATAAATGCACTCCTTGGCTGTCCTTTGCATCTTCCCTCTACAAAG AACCTGGATGAATCTAGATGGGGAAGCTTGTCAGCACTGGAGAAAAAAACAGTGTGTCACTCACTGTACTTTGCGATAAACTGGATTAGGGAGTTG CTTAATGCCTTCAGCACACAAGTTGCGGCCAGAGTTGATAATGTGTCACAAAGAGTAAGGGATGAGACAGCAGTTAAACTTTTGAAGCGTCTGAGAAATCTAAT ATTACTCGAGATTTTGTTAAACACCCTTCTTAAAATTTATCCTCTATCTCTACCTGAGCTGCGATATCTTGGGAATTATTCTGGGTCAACTAGCAGCAGCAAGTTCAACACTGGGAAGAAAATTGAGGAAGACAACATGGAGGGCCCATCTTCCAACAAAAGACAAAAGGGCCGCAAGGACAAAGCAGCTTCAGATAAATTGAATTCTGATGAGAAGCTCAAGCAATCTACGATACTGGATGCTTTCAAAAGAGCAGGTGTAACGATCACCCAAGAAACAAAGAAAGCATCTTCACGACCATTGCCAAGTGGAATGACGTCGAAGGATGTTGAAAGTGAGGCTAATAATCCTGGTGAGCTTGGGCATATAGATTTGATGGCAGCACCAGTTCAGCTGGATATGCAAAGATTTAAATTCAGAACACTCCATGTGAATTGTTTATCCTTATTAAAGTATTCAGAG TTTCAAGATTCAACTTATCCATATCATGAATCTGAG CTGCCTTTATATCTCTATCTTCTACGTGATCTAAACAACAAACTAGATCATGTAAACCCATCAAGCAAGCCATTTTTTAACAATTCTCAAGCAAAATCCACTCGCGCTCATTGCCAAAAGAGCACAGAAGATCTTCTTAGCAAAATCCAGCCACTATTCTCGAGTCTACGGAAGCATCTAGACGGATCAGTTTCAATGATGAAAGACA GATCAGATAGCAGCCCAGACAACTGGAGTTCACATTCGGATTCAGCAGGAAACCCGCACATACCATACGTGATGGTCTCCAAGTCTTCAATAGCCACTTCCGTATTTAAGGAGGTTCTTGGCTGCTACAGGAAG CTACTTGGCACGCCAGATCTATTGAATCAAGCAAATATGTCAGCTCTGAAGGAGCTGCTACAGACTTTCCAGCCAACTGAAAATTTCGATGATGATCTTTCTGAGTTCCGTCCACCTCTGGTCCCTAGTAATGTTGATTATCTGTACTGTGGGGCATTTAAAATGTTTGAGGCTATTATGGATGCAG TGTGTTTGTTCTCACACATTTTGGCCTCTGACGTGCTAATTACCATGCAATCTATTTTAAATTCCATTATCGTGCTGTTGGAAAAATCTGGGGAATCAAATGGGAAGAATATGcatggaggatgctccaaagagatTATTCCCTTTGTAAAGAAGCAGCTTGGGTTATCAGCTCATAAGCTGCTAACTTCTGATTTCCCTAATGAAGATACTGAAAATGGATGGCAGAGTAAA GGTGATCTTATAGCAAGGATATTACAAATATACCTCAGGAATAGTGAGTCGACTTCAGTTCTGCTTGATGAGCTGGCTTGCTTGGTGTTGCCTCAG GTAGCTTCGCTCAAAAGTAAAAGTACTACCCAAGAACTGTCGCATGGGTTTCCAACATTGTGTTCTTCCACTTTCCACTCGTGGTGCCGTGTGCtg CATGAGGAGAATCTTGGGAATTTTAACAAGATG ATCAAGCAAGCCTTGAAGACTACATCACAATCAGGAGTAGCAGTGGAAAATGTTATGGATGAAATTGTCAAATCAGTAAACGTGTTTGTTTCTCTGACAAATATATGTAAGATTCACGAGAAG GTTGCTATGCATGCAATGGCAGTTAAATATGGGGGGCGATTCATTGATGCATTTCTTAAAG CCTTCAACTTTCTAGAGACGCAGTTTGGGCAACATGGCGGCGATATAGTTAAAATG ATAAAAGAACTTCAGAAAGCAACAAGAATAATCCAAACTATATGTGCAGAGGCAAAG GGTTACAAGCGAACAATGATCACGAGCAAGATACCTGCCACAAAGAGATCCATGGAGCGGTTTCTCTTCCAAGTGAAGGCCCTCCTGGAACACTGCTCTAATGTGGAGCGTTGCTGGATTG GTAATCTGAAGCACAAGGATTTGCATGGGCATGTGGTAAGCTCTCAGGTGTACGGTGACGTGGATGACGACCCAAATGATGCAGAACAAGAACAGATGGAGACTGATCCTGAAACTCCAGCCGACGAAAATGACAACATCGTGGATGATGATGAGACAGAAAACGAGGCAACACCATTGGAGGATTGA
- the LOC123052846 gene encoding Fanconi anemia group D2 protein isoform X2 produces the protein MVFLQRSNPRKRPPPAPTAPGPPPPPSATRSAPTPAEPSVVDAAAALLADAGCTLLVPPHLPPSLPSAPTFVPRLTRALAADPAADLPARLLAGLAAFAESPTRLRQLLLPTSPRSLSLARVLLSVPALQPGLLGLLLDKLPEHFDDDALDGVPLQDDVGRLIVAQFRWLDFLVDADTFVTKLVEVLSVAPPRLKKEIIGSIPEIVGDQSHAAVVSALEKLLQEDSQVVVAVLDTLSNLNLDALLQEQAVTVAISCIRTIHADQMPHLLRFLLLSATPANVGRIISQIREQLKFVGVVDPRAARSKKLKGKASATSTDGAILDALRSGLRFKNMLCEAFLKELKLVDHARDHKVIDVWLIMLIYANGGALQKSAEKILKSKILQGYIRETLFHQCIHGNTEIVKDNFMSYLSVSDYLLACKEDKAREFATYLFTALFEEFSDTFSRQELVGSLITHIGSGVSYEVSSALDIMISLTSNNSEELIPIASHITGILDYLESFHEDNLRKVYEIFCQLALAAGFNTSSGGSSVANELLMVVRKQVSNPDMKYKRMGIIGALRIVSAIADANAAVNYSSSQQPNCEEALGLLNMTVNSCKFVTLPLILLYDELSALFESNVLHSAIIEWVGEHVAEFDTLFLADLEDGQLSEKYLCESIEGELWMNLDGNISPVCVNILPLVSTSQQRSQACLQILPSQFLLLTTIERSGSEGSLGGINALLGCPLHLPSTKNLDESRWGSLSALEKKTVCHSLYFAINWIRELLNAFSTQVAARVDNVSQRVRDETAVKLLKRLRNLILLEILLNTLLKIYPLSLPELRYLGNYSGSTSSSKFNTGKKIEEDNMEGPSSNKRQKGRKDKAASDKLNSDEKLKQSTILDAFKRAGVTITQETKKASSRPLPSGMTSKDVESEANNPGELGHIDLMAAPVQLDMQRFKFRTLHVNCLSLLKYSEFQDSTYPYHESELPLYLYLLRDLNNKLDHVNPSSKPFFNNSQAKSTRAHCQKSTEDLLSKIQPLFSSLRKHLDGSVSMMKDNSSPDNWSSHSDSAGNPHIPYVMVSKSSIATSVFKEVLGCYRKLLGTPDLLNQANMSALKELLQTFQPTENFDDDLSEFRPPLVPSNVDYLYCGAFKMFEAIMDAVCLFSHILASDVLITMQSILNSIIVLLEKSGESNGKNMHGGCSKEIIPFVKKQLGLSAHKLLTSDFPNEDTENGWQSKGDLIARILQIYLRNSESTSVLLDELACLVLPQVASLKSKSTTQELSHGFPTLCSSTFHSWCRVLHEENLGNFNKMIKQALKTTSQSGVAVENVMDEIVKSVNVFVSLTNICKIHEKVAMHAMAVKYGGRFIDAFLKAFNFLETQFGQHGGDIVKMIKELQKATRIIQTICAEAKGYKRTMITSKIPATKRSMERFLFQVKALLEHCSNVERCWIGNLKHKDLHGHVVSSQVYGDVDDDPNDAEQEQMETDPETPADENDNIVDDDETENEATPLED, from the exons ATGGTGTTTCTGCAGCGCAGCAACCCGCGAAAGCGGCCACCACCGGCGCCCACAGCacccgggccgccgccgccgccgtcagcgaCACGGTCCGCGCCCACCCCGGCCGAACCCTCCGTCGTCGACGCGGCGGCCGCGCTCCTTGCGGACGCCGGCTGCACGCTCCTCGTCCCGCCGCACCTGCCCCCTTCCCTCCCGTCCGCCCCCACCTTCGTACCCCGCCTCACCCGCGCGCTCGCCGCGGACCCCGCGGCAGACCTCCCCGCGCGCCTCCTCGCGGGGCTCGCCGCCTTCGCCGAGTCCCCCACGCGGCTGCGCCAGCTACTCCTGCCCACCTCCCCGCGGTCGCTGAGCCTGGCGCGGGTGCTCCTctccgtgcccgcgctccagcccGGTCTCCTGGGGCTCCTCCTCGACAAGCTACCCGAGCACTTCGACGACGACGCGCTCGATGGGGTGCCTCTGCAGGACGACGTGGGGAGGCTTATCGTTGCTCAGTTCCGCTGGCTTGATTTCCTTGTCGACGCCGATACCTTTGTCACCAAGCTTGTGGAGGTGCTCTCGGTAGCGCCACCCCGGCTCAAGAAGGAGATCATCGGGTCGATCCCGGAGATTGTGGGCGACCAGAGCCATGCTGCTGTGGTCTCCGCTCTGGAGAAGCTGCTGCAGGAGGACTCCCAAGTCGTGGTTGCTGTGCTCGACACTTTGTCAAACCTTAACCTCGATGCGCTGTTGCAGGAGCAG GCGGTTACAGTTGCAATATCATGCATCCGGACGATTCATGCAGATCAGATGCCACACTTACTCAGGTTCTTGTTGCTGTCTGCCACACCAGCCAATGTTGGCAGGATTATATCGCAGATCCGCGAGCAACTGAAGTTTGTTGGTGTGGTGGATCCACGTGCTGCTCGGAGCAAGAAGCTGAAAGGGAAGGCATCAGCAACTAGCACTGATGGGGCAATCCTTGATGCCTTGAGATCAGGCCTCCGGTTTAAGAAT ATGCTTTGTGAGGCCTTCTTGAAGGAGTTGAAATTAGTTGACCATGCAAGGGATCACAAAGTGATTGATGTTTGGCTCATCATGCTCATATATGCCAATGGGGGTGCTCTGCAGAAAAGTGCTGAGAAAATACTGAAATCCAAGATCTTACAAGGATATATCCGGGAGACATTGTTTCACCAATGCATTCATGGAAATACTGAAATAGTAAAG GACAATTTTATGTCATATCTCTCAGTGAGTGATTACCTCTTGGCTTGCAAGGAAGACAAGGCTAGAGAATTTGCTACCTATTTGTTCACGGCTTTGTTTGAAGAATTCAGTGATACTTTCTCCAGGCAAGAG CTCGTAGGCTCATTGATAACTCATATAGGTTCTGGGGTCAGTTACGAAGTTTCTTCTGCTTTGGATATTATGATTTCTTTGACATCCAACAACTCTGAGGAACTCATCCCTATAGCTTCACATATAACTG GTATTTTAGATTATCTGGAGAGTTTTCATGAAGATAATCTTCGAAAG GTTTACGAGATCTTCTGTCAATTGGCACTGGCTGCTGGCTTCAATACTAGTTCAGGTGGCTCTTCTGTTGCTAATGAACTTCTTATGGTAGTGAGAAAACAG GTTAGCAATCCAGATATGAAGTATAAGAGAATGGGAATAATTGGGGCTTTAAGGATAGTTTCAGCTATTGCAGATGCAAATGCTGCTGTGAACTACTCATCATCTCAG CAACCAAATTGTGAGGAGGCCCTGGGACTGCTAAATATGACTGTTAACTCCTGCAAATTTGTGACGTTGCCCTTAATTCTTCTCTATGATGAATTATCAGCTTTATTTGAGAGCAATGTTCTTCATTCTGCAATTATTGAGTG GGTTGGAGAACATGTTGCAGAATTTGATACCCTTTTTCTTGCTGATCTTGAGGATGGCCAGCTATCAGAAAAATATCTCTGCGAGAGCATTGAAG GGGAATTATGGATGAACTTGGATGGAAATATCTCCCCAGTATGCGTAAATATTTTGCCACTAGTGTCCACCTCGCAACAAAG GTCTCAAGCCTGCTTGCAGATCCTTCCTTCCCAATTTCTACTTCTAACTACC ATTGAACGTTCAGGAAGTGAAGGCTCACTTGGTGGAATAAATGCACTCCTTGGCTGTCCTTTGCATCTTCCCTCTACAAAG AACCTGGATGAATCTAGATGGGGAAGCTTGTCAGCACTGGAGAAAAAAACAGTGTGTCACTCACTGTACTTTGCGATAAACTGGATTAGGGAGTTG CTTAATGCCTTCAGCACACAAGTTGCGGCCAGAGTTGATAATGTGTCACAAAGAGTAAGGGATGAGACAGCAGTTAAACTTTTGAAGCGTCTGAGAAATCTAAT ATTACTCGAGATTTTGTTAAACACCCTTCTTAAAATTTATCCTCTATCTCTACCTGAGCTGCGATATCTTGGGAATTATTCTGGGTCAACTAGCAGCAGCAAGTTCAACACTGGGAAGAAAATTGAGGAAGACAACATGGAGGGCCCATCTTCCAACAAAAGACAAAAGGGCCGCAAGGACAAAGCAGCTTCAGATAAATTGAATTCTGATGAGAAGCTCAAGCAATCTACGATACTGGATGCTTTCAAAAGAGCAGGTGTAACGATCACCCAAGAAACAAAGAAAGCATCTTCACGACCATTGCCAAGTGGAATGACGTCGAAGGATGTTGAAAGTGAGGCTAATAATCCTGGTGAGCTTGGGCATATAGATTTGATGGCAGCACCAGTTCAGCTGGATATGCAAAGATTTAAATTCAGAACACTCCATGTGAATTGTTTATCCTTATTAAAGTATTCAGAG TTTCAAGATTCAACTTATCCATATCATGAATCTGAG CTGCCTTTATATCTCTATCTTCTACGTGATCTAAACAACAAACTAGATCATGTAAACCCATCAAGCAAGCCATTTTTTAACAATTCTCAAGCAAAATCCACTCGCGCTCATTGCCAAAAGAGCACAGAAGATCTTCTTAGCAAAATCCAGCCACTATTCTCGAGTCTACGGAAGCATCTAGACGGATCAGTTTCAATGATGAAAGACA ATAGCAGCCCAGACAACTGGAGTTCACATTCGGATTCAGCAGGAAACCCGCACATACCATACGTGATGGTCTCCAAGTCTTCAATAGCCACTTCCGTATTTAAGGAGGTTCTTGGCTGCTACAGGAAG CTACTTGGCACGCCAGATCTATTGAATCAAGCAAATATGTCAGCTCTGAAGGAGCTGCTACAGACTTTCCAGCCAACTGAAAATTTCGATGATGATCTTTCTGAGTTCCGTCCACCTCTGGTCCCTAGTAATGTTGATTATCTGTACTGTGGGGCATTTAAAATGTTTGAGGCTATTATGGATGCAG TGTGTTTGTTCTCACACATTTTGGCCTCTGACGTGCTAATTACCATGCAATCTATTTTAAATTCCATTATCGTGCTGTTGGAAAAATCTGGGGAATCAAATGGGAAGAATATGcatggaggatgctccaaagagatTATTCCCTTTGTAAAGAAGCAGCTTGGGTTATCAGCTCATAAGCTGCTAACTTCTGATTTCCCTAATGAAGATACTGAAAATGGATGGCAGAGTAAA GGTGATCTTATAGCAAGGATATTACAAATATACCTCAGGAATAGTGAGTCGACTTCAGTTCTGCTTGATGAGCTGGCTTGCTTGGTGTTGCCTCAG GTAGCTTCGCTCAAAAGTAAAAGTACTACCCAAGAACTGTCGCATGGGTTTCCAACATTGTGTTCTTCCACTTTCCACTCGTGGTGCCGTGTGCtg CATGAGGAGAATCTTGGGAATTTTAACAAGATG ATCAAGCAAGCCTTGAAGACTACATCACAATCAGGAGTAGCAGTGGAAAATGTTATGGATGAAATTGTCAAATCAGTAAACGTGTTTGTTTCTCTGACAAATATATGTAAGATTCACGAGAAG GTTGCTATGCATGCAATGGCAGTTAAATATGGGGGGCGATTCATTGATGCATTTCTTAAAG CCTTCAACTTTCTAGAGACGCAGTTTGGGCAACATGGCGGCGATATAGTTAAAATG ATAAAAGAACTTCAGAAAGCAACAAGAATAATCCAAACTATATGTGCAGAGGCAAAG GGTTACAAGCGAACAATGATCACGAGCAAGATACCTGCCACAAAGAGATCCATGGAGCGGTTTCTCTTCCAAGTGAAGGCCCTCCTGGAACACTGCTCTAATGTGGAGCGTTGCTGGATTG GTAATCTGAAGCACAAGGATTTGCATGGGCATGTGGTAAGCTCTCAGGTGTACGGTGACGTGGATGACGACCCAAATGATGCAGAACAAGAACAGATGGAGACTGATCCTGAAACTCCAGCCGACGAAAATGACAACATCGTGGATGATGATGAGACAGAAAACGAGGCAACACCATTGGAGGATTGA
- the LOC123052847 gene encoding uncharacterized protein, with product MGAVVTAVIAIAAVVLGWITIEMACKPCLETGRRAMDRALDPNYDPDDSPAANSTAPPTSEPLLADLSASTAAPAKAI from the coding sequence ATGGGAGCGGTGGTGACCGCGGTGATCGCGATCGCGGCGGTGGTGCTGGGCTGGATCACCATCGAGATGGCCTGCAAGCCCTGCCTCGAGACCGGCCGCCGCGCCATGGACCGTGCCCTCGACCCCAACTACGACCCCGACGACTCCCCCGCAGCCAACTCCACCGCGCCACCCACTAGCGAGCCGCTACTCGCCGACctctccgcctccaccgccgcgccAGCCAAGGCCATCTGA